One part of the Actinomyces howellii genome encodes these proteins:
- a CDS encoding dihydroorotase, giving the protein MTAHLLTGVLPYGEDPTDILVLDGAIAATGPEAAATAPADVVRHDLSGLVALPGLVDIHTHLREPGGESAETVYSGTRAAAVGGYTAVFAMANTSPVQDNAGVVEQVLRLGREAGWVDVHPVGAVSAGLEGKHLSEMSAMAHSEARVRVFSDDGKCVSDPVLMRRALEYVKSFDGVIAQHSQDPRLTEGSQMHEGVLSAELGLRGWPAVAEESIIARDALLAGHVGSRLHVCHVSTAGSVEIIRWAKARGIDVTAEVTPHHLLLTDEMARTYSPIYKVNPPLRTAEDVAALREALADGTIDVVGTDHAPHPVEDKDCEWQAGAFGMTGLETALPVLIETMVNPGAMTWRDLARVMSSAPARIGRLEDQGQGLEVGAPANITVLDPQVRRTVDGAAQWTHSTNTPYQGMELPGQVLATFLHGRPTVLEGRPVSQEA; this is encoded by the coding sequence GTGACCGCCCACCTCCTCACCGGTGTCCTTCCCTACGGCGAGGACCCCACCGACATCCTCGTCCTCGACGGCGCCATCGCCGCGACCGGACCGGAGGCGGCCGCCACGGCCCCCGCCGACGTCGTGCGCCACGACCTGTCCGGCCTTGTCGCCCTGCCCGGCCTCGTCGACATCCACACCCACCTGCGCGAGCCCGGCGGGGAGTCGGCAGAGACCGTGTACTCCGGCACCCGCGCCGCGGCGGTGGGCGGCTACACCGCCGTGTTCGCCATGGCCAACACCTCACCGGTCCAGGACAACGCCGGCGTCGTCGAGCAGGTCCTGCGCCTGGGGCGTGAGGCCGGGTGGGTCGACGTCCACCCCGTCGGCGCCGTCAGCGCCGGCCTCGAGGGCAAGCACCTGTCGGAGATGAGCGCGATGGCCCACAGCGAGGCCCGCGTGCGCGTCTTCTCCGACGACGGGAAGTGCGTGTCCGACCCGGTGCTCATGCGCCGCGCCCTGGAGTACGTCAAGTCCTTCGACGGCGTCATCGCCCAGCACTCCCAGGACCCTCGCCTCACCGAGGGCTCCCAGATGCACGAGGGGGTCCTGTCGGCCGAGCTCGGGCTGCGGGGCTGGCCCGCCGTGGCCGAGGAGTCGATCATCGCCCGTGACGCCCTGCTGGCCGGGCACGTCGGCTCCCGCCTCCACGTGTGCCACGTGTCCACCGCGGGCAGCGTCGAGATCATCCGCTGGGCCAAGGCCCGCGGCATCGACGTCACCGCCGAGGTCACCCCTCACCACCTCCTGCTCACCGACGAGATGGCCCGGACCTACTCGCCGATCTACAAGGTCAACCCGCCCCTGCGCACCGCCGAGGACGTCGCGGCCCTGCGTGAGGCCCTGGCCGACGGCACCATCGACGTCGTCGGCACCGACCACGCCCCCCACCCGGTGGAGGACAAGGACTGCGAGTGGCAGGCGGGCGCCTTCGGGATGACCGGGCTCGAGACCGCCCTGCCGGTGCTCATCGAGACGATGGTCAACCCGGGGGCGATGACCTGGCGCGACCTGGCCAGGGTCATGTCGAGTGCGCCGGCCCGCATCGGTCGGCTCGAGGACCAGGGCCAGGGCCTCGAGGTCGGTGCCCCGGCCAACATCACGGTCCTGGACCCGCAGGTGCGGCGCACGGTCGACGGCGCAGCCCAGTGGACCCACTCGACCAACACCCCGTACCAGGGCATGGAGCTGCCGGGCCAGGTCCTTGCGACCTTCCTCCACGGTCGTCCCACCGTCCTGGAGGGCAGGCCGGTCTCGCAGGAAGCCTGA
- the carA gene encoding glutamine-hydrolyzing carbamoyl-phosphate synthase small subunit: MTEAGANRGARRRSTALLVLEDGYVLRGRSYGASGRAVGEIVFNTGMTGYQETLTDPSYHHQIVVMTAPHIGNTGVNDEDPESSRIWVAGYVVRDPARRASSWRARRELEDELERAGVVGLSEVDTRALTRHLRERGAMRGGIFSGPALPVGAEDPGGPSPTAVDICLDAVRSAPPMAGQALTSQVTTPAGYVVEPTGPVAGGDPVAVVAALDLGVKARTPAQLAERGARVHVLPQSTTLTDLLALRPDGVFLSNGPGDPATAEHEVALARGVLEAGIPLFGICLGHQILGRALGYGTYKLAYGHRGVNQPVLDRTTGRVEITAHNHGFAVDAPVGAPSRAPFAPERYGRVEVSHVCLNDGVVEGLRALDLPAFSVQFHPEAAAGPHDGEHLFDRFMALMRQHRCADRQEGS, from the coding sequence ATGACCGAGGCAGGAGCGAACCGGGGCGCTCGGCGCCGCTCGACCGCCCTGCTCGTCCTGGAGGACGGCTACGTCCTGCGGGGCCGCTCCTACGGCGCGTCGGGACGCGCGGTCGGTGAGATCGTCTTCAACACCGGGATGACCGGCTACCAGGAGACCCTCACCGACCCGTCGTACCACCACCAGATCGTCGTCATGACCGCCCCCCACATCGGCAACACGGGCGTCAACGACGAGGACCCCGAGTCCTCACGGATCTGGGTGGCCGGGTACGTCGTGCGCGACCCGGCGCGCCGCGCCTCGTCCTGGCGCGCGCGCCGGGAGCTGGAGGACGAGCTCGAGCGCGCCGGCGTCGTCGGCCTGAGCGAGGTCGACACCCGGGCGCTGACCCGGCACCTGCGCGAGCGGGGGGCCATGCGCGGCGGGATCTTCTCGGGCCCCGCCCTGCCCGTCGGCGCCGAGGACCCCGGCGGGCCCTCACCCACGGCGGTCGACATCTGCCTGGACGCCGTGCGCTCGGCCCCGCCGATGGCCGGTCAGGCGCTGACCAGCCAGGTCACGACTCCGGCCGGCTACGTCGTCGAGCCCACCGGCCCGGTGGCAGGAGGCGATCCGGTGGCGGTTGTCGCCGCCCTCGACCTGGGCGTCAAGGCCCGCACCCCCGCCCAGCTCGCCGAGCGGGGCGCACGGGTCCACGTCCTGCCCCAGTCGACGACACTGACCGACCTGCTCGCGCTGCGTCCCGACGGGGTGTTCCTGTCCAACGGTCCCGGGGACCCCGCGACCGCCGAGCACGAGGTCGCCCTGGCCCGCGGCGTGCTCGAGGCGGGCATCCCCCTGTTCGGCATCTGCCTGGGCCACCAGATCCTGGGCCGGGCGCTGGGGTACGGCACCTACAAGCTCGCCTACGGACACCGGGGCGTCAACCAGCCGGTGCTCGACCGGACCACCGGCAGGGTCGAGATCACCGCCCACAACCACGGCTTCGCTGTCGACGCCCCCGTCGGGGCACCGTCCCGAGCCCCCTTCGCACCCGAGCGCTACGGACGGGTCGAGGTCTCACACGTGTGCCTCAACGACGGGGTGGTCGAGGGGCTGCGCGCCCTGGACCTGCCGGCCTTCTCCGTCCAGTTCCACCCCGAGGCGGCGGCAGGGCCCCACGACGGCGAGCACCTGTTCGACCGTTTCATGGCGCTCATGAGACAGCACCGCTGCGCCGACCGCCAGGAGGGCTCCTGA